gtattcgagatagtagattaaggagagaagggtgattccgtctatttcttcccatttgccgtaaaaaaacggcccggaagatacggcttcgagtgttccggtgcgctattttctgcgacgagtccgattggagcgcgccagccgtgtgcacacgccgcatcttccgggccgttttttaccccaattagcaagaaatggacggaatcgcccagttctctataatctacgatcccgtatacgaatattccgcCTGAAATTTgtgccactccagattcgtggtatgctgcctgtAAGTCTACTTGGGCTAACTTCTTCATTCATACGGTTCGATTGTGCTGTTTGAAATCTAGGGAACTCACTTTCTATCATACTCATAAGTAATTGCAGAACAACTGAGTATTGATAGCTCAGGACACTTCATTAATTTTGCTTATcaagaatgtttgaaaattctcGTTCGAGTGGATGGATGGCGATACTTACTTTTATTACAGGTGGACATATATTCAACCTACCTGTGTAAACTGTAAGATCTTTCAGAAACCTCTTTTCCAGAACTACGACCTCGTAATCAAATCAGTGAAGGAAACGGTTGAAATTTATGAGATGTTGAACGGCGTTAACGACGTTGCGATTCGTTATTGTTCAGATATTAGATGTTCGCAAGTTGCAGATCAACACAGATGGGACGCAAAAAGTCTTCATATTTTCAAGAACGGTTTGTACTTTGATTTCTTAGATCTGTTTCTtccgtgtttttttcctcggagACTACTTGAATTTTTAGAGGAATGTGCATTCTAAAGCAGAACTTAGTATTAtaattttgcacattttcaaaCCCCACCACAGATCAGTTTCCACGAGTTCGCAAAGCCATTTTTTAGAATCTGCTGCTACGAGATCCCAGCTTAATGCGAAGTTTAATTTTGCAAAAGGTTCAGCGCAAGCATCTTTATCTCGAGCAGCCGTTGAATGGATGGTGAATACTGTTAACCTCACGAGACTTCTCTATCAGCTTAATAGAAAAGAGGTATATTCTCAAAATAATTTGCAAAAACTGCTCGACACAGAGTCGAGTCAGTGATCAGTGACGAAAGGGTAGATATATGTCTTATGTGCCTACCTCGAGATCCGACTTGACTGCGGCTCACTTTGCTAAGATACTTGGATTGTTGTGATGCGTTCAGACTTACGGCGTTGATGAGTTGTTAATACCATCGCTACAAGTAAGCGACGATCTTGATATGCCAGGACGATTCACCTCAAAATGCTTACAAAACGCCATTTTTATTCCGGGGATAACCAGGTTCGTATTTGAGCCTCTTCCATTTCTTATCCACCAAGTAGTAATACCACCACTCTTCTTGCTTTCAGTTATTAAAGAAACTCGCACATGCTGAGCACTTTATTCACATACTCCCTTCGGATACATGAGCGCGTACACACGCGCCCAACTGCAACTGCCTCAGCTTTCTCTTTGACGGCCTCACATGTAGCCCTTACCTCCTTCCTTTCTGGCCCAACATGTGGTTGTCGTAAGCACTTAGAGCAAAGTATTACTAAACTGGAGTTGCTGGAAAACTTGTGGAACAATATagagtatcgagtttgataagataggttgttaaataaatttatatatAGAGTTCATTATACATATCACG
This is a stretch of genomic DNA from Necator americanus strain Aroian chromosome II, whole genome shotgun sequence. It encodes these proteins:
- a CDS encoding hypothetical protein (NECATOR_CHRII.G4640.T5), encoding MGRCFSNIYIADKQLSIDSSGHFINFAYQECLKILVRVDGWRYLLLLQNYDLVIKSVKETVEIYEMLNGVNDVAIRYCSDIRCSQVADQHRWDAKSLHIFKNESAATRSQLNAKFNFAKGSAQASLSRAAVEWMVNTVNLTRLLYQLNRKETYGVDELLIPSLQVSDDLDMPGRFTSKCLQNAIFIPGITRFSFWYNTKCGCPSGTSRNGICILGIEDLEVLSKSYNLIANKVLPTFDYAVVDCIHEIIFNKTHGGVKHVLDLQHYRELVHVEFHKQRLRSYSDDKVICVSNSSFLLPISTRPNTAVLESGVYMLSPQRLSNT